Proteins encoded by one window of Anaerosalibacter sp. Marseille-P3206:
- a CDS encoding serine protease HtrA, with translation MDDERIDIIECSEYTKDENKNIEKPRKRGLLPFFIIALVASIVGGVVSSYIAPNYLYGKWLPTPSIYSTEKSYDAQKTNIVVNNETSIESAVAKKAMGSVVGITTKEVVGNFFGETEVEGTGSGIIVDANGYILTNSHVVGDGNAKEISVLFENGDKNPGTVLWNDSAIDLAIVKVDKANLPVADLGDSDQLEVGETAIAIGNPLGLEFQRSVTSGIISGLHRSIQVDENNVIEDLIQTDASINPGNSGGPLLNAKGEVIGINTAKIKSAEGLGFSIPINTVKTIIEQVIKEGTYKTVFIGIKGVEVELYERQLGIDLSTDDGVIVIEVSPNSPASSAGLMSGDIIEKIDDKKIENMNQLKKALYKYNKGDSATLSIIRNGSKKEIEIKFSELK, from the coding sequence ATGGATGATGAAAGAATCGACATTATTGAATGTAGCGAATACACAAAAGATGAAAATAAGAATATTGAAAAGCCAAGGAAAAGAGGATTGCTGCCATTTTTTATTATAGCTTTAGTAGCATCAATTGTTGGAGGTGTAGTATCTTCATATATAGCTCCAAATTATCTATATGGAAAATGGCTACCTACACCTAGTATATATAGTACAGAAAAATCCTATGACGCCCAAAAAACAAATATCGTTGTAAACAATGAAACCTCTATTGAATCTGCAGTTGCTAAAAAGGCAATGGGAAGTGTAGTTGGTATTACTACCAAAGAAGTTGTAGGAAACTTTTTTGGTGAAACAGAAGTAGAAGGTACAGGTTCTGGAATAATTGTAGATGCAAATGGGTATATACTTACTAACTCCCATGTAGTAGGGGATGGAAATGCTAAAGAGATATCTGTATTATTTGAAAATGGAGACAAAAATCCAGGCACTGTATTGTGGAATGATAGTGCAATTGACTTAGCTATAGTGAAAGTAGATAAGGCAAATCTACCTGTAGCTGACTTAGGAGATTCTGACCAATTAGAAGTAGGAGAAACTGCCATTGCTATAGGAAACCCACTAGGATTGGAATTCCAAAGATCTGTAACTTCAGGTATCATAAGTGGTCTCCACAGATCTATTCAAGTAGATGAAAACAATGTAATCGAAGACTTGATCCAAACAGATGCATCAATAAATCCTGGAAACAGTGGAGGACCACTATTGAATGCCAAAGGTGAAGTAATAGGCATAAATACAGCCAAAATAAAATCTGCTGAAGGATTAGGATTCTCTATACCAATAAATACAGTTAAAACCATAATTGAACAAGTAATCAAAGAAGGAACTTACAAAACAGTATTTATTGGTATAAAAGGAGTAGAAGTTGAATTATATGAAAGACAATTGGGTATAGATTTAAGTACAGATGATGGAGTAATAGTCATAGAAGTATCTCCTAACTCCCCTGCTAGTAGCGCAGGACTAATGAGTGGAGACATAATTGAAAAAATTGATGATAAAAAAATAGAAAATATGAACCAATTGAAAAAGGCTCTTTATAAATATAATAAAGGAGATAGTGCTACATTGAGTATCATAAGAAATGGTAGCAAAAAGGAAATTGAAATCAAGTTTAGTGAATTAAAATAG
- a CDS encoding response regulator transcription factor, giving the protein MSFRIYLVEDDNNLNLVLTSYLEKEGWKVSAFLTGEEAKKAINDPPDLWILDIMLPDINGYQLIQEIKLVSPNVPVIFISARDQDIDRVVGLELGSDDYLPKPFLPRELVIRTRNLLERVYGTDSQIQEIPPYSIDSGSRTVKLKDDILDLTSKEFDLLVYFVENQGLALSREQILNSIWGEDYFGTDRVVDDLVRRLRKKMPKLNLETIYGYGYRMIKS; this is encoded by the coding sequence ATGTCTTTTAGGATATATTTAGTGGAAGATGATAATAATTTAAATTTAGTTTTAACTTCTTATTTAGAGAAGGAAGGATGGAAGGTTTCTGCTTTTTTAACAGGAGAAGAGGCCAAAAAAGCTATTAATGATCCACCTGATTTGTGGATACTAGATATTATGCTTCCAGATATAAATGGATATCAACTTATTCAAGAAATTAAACTTGTTTCTCCTAATGTACCTGTTATTTTTATATCAGCAAGAGATCAAGATATAGATAGAGTTGTAGGATTGGAACTTGGTAGTGATGATTATTTGCCAAAGCCTTTTTTGCCAAGGGAATTAGTTATTAGAACACGAAATCTTTTAGAAAGAGTATATGGTACTGATTCACAAATACAGGAGATTCCACCTTACAGTATAGACAGTGGAAGCAGAACTGTTAAGTTAAAGGATGATATTCTCGATTTAACATCAAAAGAATTTGATTTGTTGGTATATTTTGTGGAAAATCAAGGTTTGGCACTTTCTAGGGAGCAAATACTCAATTCTATATGGGGAGAAGATTATTTTGGAACAGACAGGGTGGTTGATGATTTGGTAAGACGATTGAGAAAAAAGATGCCTAAACTAAACCTTGAAACAATCTATGGATATGGCTATAGGATGATAAAATCATGA
- a CDS encoding exodeoxyribonuclease III, with translation MKLVSWNVNGLRACVKKGFLDYFEEVNADMFCVQETKLQEGQIDLDLEGYHQYWNYAEKKGYSGTAIFTKKEPLSVKYGVGIEEHDQEGRVITLEYEDFYLVNVYTPNSQRELARLDYRMTWENMFREYLKELDSVKPVILCGDLNVAHKEIDLKNPSSNRKNAGFTDEERGKMTELLEADFIDSFRYFYPDKEDAYTWWSYITKARERNAGWRIDYFIVSKKLEKRLIDAQIHSEILGSDHCPVVLEIE, from the coding sequence ATGAAACTTGTTTCTTGGAATGTTAATGGCCTTAGAGCTTGCGTTAAGAAGGGATTTTTAGACTACTTTGAAGAAGTGAATGCGGATATGTTTTGTGTTCAGGAGACAAAACTACAAGAAGGACAAATAGATTTAGACTTAGAAGGATATCATCAATATTGGAATTATGCTGAGAAAAAAGGTTATTCTGGAACTGCAATTTTTACAAAGAAAGAACCTCTTTCTGTTAAATACGGCGTGGGAATAGAAGAACATGATCAAGAGGGAAGAGTTATTACATTAGAATATGAAGACTTCTATTTGGTAAATGTGTATACACCAAATAGTCAAAGGGAATTGGCAAGACTTGATTATAGAATGACTTGGGAAAACATGTTTAGGGAATATCTTAAGGAATTAGATTCAGTGAAACCTGTCATACTATGCGGAGACCTTAATGTTGCTCATAAGGAAATAGATTTGAAAAATCCATCTTCAAATAGGAAAAATGCTGGATTTACTGATGAAGAAAGAGGCAAGATGACAGAACTATTGGAAGCCGATTTCATTGACAGCTTTAGATACTTTTATCCAGATAAAGAAGATGCCTATACTTGGTGGTCATATATAACTAAAGCTAGAGAAAGAAATGCAGGTTGGAGAATTGATTACTTCATCGTTTCAAAAAAACTTGAAAAAAGGCTAATAGATGCACAAATTCATTCAGAAATACTAGGTAGCGATCATTGTCCTGTAGTTTTAGAAATCGAATAA
- a CDS encoding LysR family transcriptional regulator — MSIRLDLYKIFCEVAKHKSFSKASKVLYMTQPAVSQAIMQLEDELGLRLFTRTPRGVILTNEGQMLFEYANSAINLINVGEKKIMESKNLMVGNLRIGVGDTISRYFLLPFLEKYHNQYPNIKLKVINRTTLELITLLKSGEVDIAICNLPIKDSSIETKKLMDIHDIFVCGEKYKDIISKTLSFEEISKFPLILLEPKSNSRQYVEEYILSKGIKIEPEIELGSHELLLEFAKINLGISCVVSEFSHEYLEYGYLYEVKLTEPIPKRSIGVCSLKSVSLSPASEKFVEILEKKA; from the coding sequence ATGTCTATTAGATTAGATTTGTATAAAATATTTTGTGAAGTAGCAAAGCATAAGAGTTTTTCAAAGGCTTCAAAAGTTTTATATATGACGCAACCAGCTGTTAGTCAGGCCATTATGCAACTTGAAGATGAATTGGGTTTGCGACTATTTACTCGAACCCCTAGGGGAGTTATTCTTACAAATGAAGGACAAATGCTATTCGAATATGCAAACTCTGCTATTAATTTAATCAATGTAGGGGAAAAGAAGATCATGGAATCAAAGAATTTAATGGTAGGAAATTTGAGAATAGGGGTTGGAGATACTATTTCTCGCTATTTTCTATTACCTTTTCTAGAAAAATACCACAATCAATATCCTAATATTAAATTAAAAGTTATCAATCGTACAACATTAGAACTTATTACTTTACTCAAATCAGGAGAAGTCGATATTGCTATATGTAATTTACCTATTAAAGATTCATCTATAGAAACAAAAAAATTAATGGATATTCATGATATATTTGTATGTGGAGAAAAGTATAAAGATATTATTTCTAAGACATTGTCTTTTGAAGAAATATCAAAGTTTCCACTTATATTACTTGAGCCTAAATCAAACTCTAGGCAGTATGTAGAGGAGTATATATTATCTAAGGGTATAAAAATTGAACCGGAGATTGAACTTGGCTCTCATGAACTATTATTAGAATTTGCAAAGATCAATCTAGGTATATCCTGTGTTGTCAGTGAATTTTCCCATGAGTATTTAGAGTATGGTTACCTATATGAAGTTAAGTTAACTGAGCCAATACCTAAGAGAAGTATAGGAGTTTGTTCACTAAAGAGCGTTTCACTATCTCCAGCGTCAGAGAAATTTGTTGAGATATTAGAAAAGAAGGCTTAG
- a CDS encoding coenzyme F420-0:L-glutamate ligase, giving the protein MERIVGTVVRGLRTPIFKEGDNIVDTVVDTVLKASEIEGFSINDRDIITITESVVARTQGNYASIDAIAKDINNKFGNETIGVIFPILSRNRFAICLRGIAKGAKKIVLMLQYPSDEVGNHLVSLDALDEKGINPWTDVLTENEYRELFGYNKHTFTGVDYIDYYKSLIEEYDTECEIIFSNNPKTILDYTKNVLACDIHTRFRTKRILKENGGEKIYSLDDILTASIDGSGFNENYGLLGSNKATEESVKLFPRDCQPIVDSIQAKLKEKTDKTVEVMVYGDGAFKDPVGKIWELADPVVSPAYTSGLEGTPNEIKLKYLADNNFADLSGEELKKAISKYIENKESNLVGTMESQGTTPRRLTDLIGSLSDLTSGSGDKGTPVIYIQGYFDNYTK; this is encoded by the coding sequence ATGGAAAGAATAGTTGGAACTGTAGTTAGAGGTCTTCGTACTCCAATATTCAAAGAAGGAGACAATATAGTAGATACGGTTGTAGATACAGTACTCAAAGCTTCAGAAATAGAAGGTTTTTCAATAAATGATCGTGATATTATAACTATTACAGAATCTGTAGTTGCTCGTACTCAAGGAAACTATGCAAGCATTGATGCCATAGCAAAAGATATAAATAATAAATTTGGAAATGAAACTATTGGAGTTATATTCCCAATTTTAAGCCGTAACCGTTTTGCAATTTGTCTTAGAGGTATTGCTAAGGGCGCTAAAAAGATTGTTTTAATGTTACAATACCCATCTGATGAAGTAGGCAATCATTTAGTAAGTTTAGATGCTCTTGATGAAAAAGGTATTAATCCTTGGACAGATGTATTGACAGAAAATGAATATCGTGAACTTTTCGGATACAATAAACACACCTTTACTGGGGTTGATTATATTGATTATTATAAATCACTCATTGAAGAATATGATACTGAATGTGAAATTATATTCTCAAACAATCCTAAAACAATTCTAGACTATACAAAAAATGTTCTTGCTTGTGACATTCATACAAGATTTAGAACCAAGAGAATATTAAAAGAAAATGGTGGAGAAAAAATTTATAGCCTTGATGATATACTAACTGCATCTATTGATGGTAGTGGATTCAATGAAAACTATGGTCTATTAGGCTCTAATAAAGCAACAGAAGAAAGTGTAAAACTTTTCCCAAGAGACTGCCAACCTATTGTTGATAGTATTCAAGCAAAGCTAAAAGAAAAGACTGACAAAACTGTAGAGGTTATGGTTTACGGTGATGGTGCTTTCAAAGACCCAGTAGGCAAGATTTGGGAGCTAGCTGACCCTGTTGTATCCCCTGCATATACTAGTGGACTTGAAGGAACACCAAATGAAATCAAACTAAAATATCTTGCAGACAACAATTTCGCAGATTTAAGTGGAGAAGAACTTAAAAAAGCTATCTCTAAATACATTGAAAACAAGGAATCAAACCTAGTTGGCACTATGGAATCACAAGGCACTACCCCTAGAAGACTTACAGATTTAATTGGTTCACTATCTGATTTGACTTCAGGAAGTGGAGACAAAGGGACACCAGTTATATACATCCAAGGTTATTTCGACAATTACACAAAGTAA
- a CDS encoding sensor histidine kinase translates to MKNWPLSVQIWIVFAAITLCISIMLSILLPLTLRDFFTKEIYANIESAQDLLFYRSTDEFYEDFLDPKNLEKPRQKLEDIRTVNHFIIYDEDQIVISPSLSIDFLNKVRNDIKTQKSVRQRYSGKVDNEKIFYVITKGKALNQEVYLVSYVWDSYREDLVKTLFKKLALIMTIVFLLSWIPAIWLSKYLSKPLVILEKRVEKLANHEWNEAVVVNRKDEIGKLGESIEELRNQLIQQDEAQQAFLQHVSHELKTPVMVIRSFAQAIKDGIYPKGDLDCSVSVIDEEAERLEKRIGNLLYLTKLDYLSNHELNREIISLDILTKEVVDRLSWNRPELEWHLNLSKVNISGDIELWRVVLENILDNQIRYADSEISISLDKQEENTGVLRIWNDGPNMEPEVLDSLFSKFSKGYKGEHGLGLAIVYGIVSLHDSKIWAKNEESGVSFNIEVPTV, encoded by the coding sequence ATGAAAAATTGGCCATTATCAGTACAGATATGGATAGTTTTTGCAGCAATAACACTGTGTATTTCTATAATGTTATCGATACTTCTTCCTTTGACTTTAAGAGATTTTTTCACCAAGGAAATATATGCCAATATTGAAAGTGCTCAAGATTTACTATTTTATCGTTCTACAGATGAGTTCTATGAAGACTTTCTAGATCCAAAAAATCTAGAAAAACCAAGACAAAAGTTAGAAGATATCAGAACAGTAAATCATTTTATAATATATGATGAAGATCAAATAGTAATATCGCCTTCTCTATCAATTGATTTTTTAAATAAGGTTAGAAATGATATAAAAACTCAAAAAAGTGTGAGACAGAGGTATAGCGGTAAAGTAGATAATGAAAAGATATTTTATGTTATTACCAAGGGAAAGGCACTAAATCAAGAGGTTTATTTGGTTTCATATGTTTGGGATTCATATAGAGAAGATTTAGTTAAGACACTATTTAAGAAGCTAGCATTGATTATGACTATAGTTTTTCTTTTGAGTTGGATACCTGCTATTTGGCTTTCAAAATACTTATCTAAACCTTTAGTTATATTAGAAAAGCGTGTTGAAAAACTTGCAAACCATGAGTGGAATGAAGCAGTAGTAGTCAATAGAAAGGATGAAATAGGTAAACTAGGGGAGTCAATAGAAGAACTTCGAAATCAGTTGATACAACAAGATGAAGCACAACAGGCATTTTTGCAACATGTATCTCATGAATTAAAAACTCCAGTTATGGTTATTCGTAGTTTTGCACAAGCTATAAAGGATGGTATATATCCAAAAGGAGATCTTGACTGTTCAGTATCGGTTATAGATGAAGAAGCTGAAAGACTAGAAAAACGTATAGGGAATTTGCTTTATCTGACGAAACTTGATTATCTATCTAATCATGAGCTAAATAGAGAAATTATTTCACTAGATATTTTAACAAAAGAAGTGGTTGATAGACTATCTTGGAATAGACCTGAATTGGAGTGGCATTTAAATTTATCAAAAGTAAATATTAGCGGTGATATTGAGTTGTGGAGAGTGGTTTTAGAGAATATATTAGACAATCAGATACGCTATGCAGATAGTGAAATATCTATTTCATTAGATAAACAAGAGGAAAATACTGGGGTACTGCGTATTTGGAATGATGGCCCTAATATGGAACCAGAAGTTTTGGATTCTCTTTTTAGTAAATTCAGCAAAGGGTACAAAGGAGAACATGGCCTTGGTTTAGCAATTGTATATGGAATTGTATCCTTACATGATTCTAAGATTTGGGCAAAAAACGAAGAAAGTGGAGTATCTTTTAATATTGAAGTTCCAACAGTATAA
- a CDS encoding phospholipase D-like domain-containing protein, translated as MGINIKSIAKVGNYIFIIYVLYALVLGAIVFGFYKHKDSKYLDTHPVNRFYGDSVGQDRVALVEDRYESGLARINFIENANETIDISYFKIDEGLSADIFTGCLLEAADRGVKIRLLLDGSISNLTKMKDIEYALTEYPNIEFKYYEPINIFKPWAWNNRLHDKIIIVDKQYAMLGGRNIGDRYFAPDSYDGEKTNDRDVVIVNTDDENISSSAISQVSEYYNFVWNHEYSKYPSKRLTLNKKEKGQGKANSLKKYINNLRVTRPNMFNNDFDWMELSLPTNKVTLIHNPIERLNKEPWCFYEITNLMKSAEKSIFIQSPYIIPTKEMVDCLEGVNVSPSKINVLTNSLGSTPNVMAFSGYIRHREDIVDQGVNVYEFQGPGSIHAKSYIFDDRISLVGSFNFDSRSTHLSTETMVVIDSEEFSKALEREVQKDMKSSLMVAEDYSYVDNSLIEEEEIPFTKPIIIRFVSIITYLFDYML; from the coding sequence ATGGGTATAAATATTAAAAGTATAGCAAAGGTAGGTAACTATATTTTTATAATTTATGTCTTGTATGCTCTAGTATTGGGAGCTATTGTTTTTGGTTTTTATAAGCACAAGGATAGCAAATATTTAGATACGCATCCGGTTAATAGATTTTATGGGGACAGCGTTGGTCAGGATAGGGTGGCGCTTGTAGAAGACAGGTATGAATCAGGATTAGCTCGTATTAATTTTATTGAAAACGCTAATGAAACTATAGATATATCATATTTTAAAATAGATGAGGGTTTGTCTGCAGATATCTTTACAGGATGTCTTTTAGAAGCTGCAGATAGGGGAGTAAAAATTCGATTACTTTTAGATGGCTCAATATCAAACTTAACTAAAATGAAAGACATAGAATATGCTCTTACGGAATATCCTAATATTGAATTTAAATATTATGAACCAATTAATATATTTAAGCCTTGGGCTTGGAACAATAGACTCCATGATAAGATTATTATAGTGGACAAACAGTATGCTATGTTAGGTGGGCGAAACATAGGAGATAGGTATTTTGCACCAGATAGCTATGATGGAGAAAAGACTAATGATAGGGATGTTGTTATTGTCAATACGGATGATGAAAATATTTCTAGTAGTGCTATTAGCCAAGTAAGTGAATACTACAATTTTGTATGGAATCATGAGTATTCAAAATATCCATCTAAAAGATTAACTTTAAATAAAAAGGAAAAGGGACAAGGAAAAGCAAATTCTTTAAAAAAATATATAAACAATCTTAGAGTTACTAGACCTAATATGTTCAATAATGATTTTGATTGGATGGAATTGTCTTTACCAACTAATAAAGTAACTTTAATACACAATCCTATTGAAAGATTAAATAAAGAGCCATGGTGTTTTTATGAGATTACAAACCTGATGAAGTCAGCAGAGAAATCAATTTTTATACAAAGTCCGTACATTATCCCTACAAAAGAAATGGTTGATTGTTTAGAAGGGGTCAATGTTTCACCTAGTAAAATAAATGTTTTAACGAATTCTCTTGGATCAACTCCTAATGTAATGGCTTTTTCAGGATATATAAGACATAGGGAGGATATAGTTGACCAAGGTGTAAATGTATATGAGTTTCAAGGGCCGGGTTCTATACATGCTAAATCGTATATTTTTGATGATAGGATTAGCCTTGTTGGTTCATTTAACTTTGATTCAAGGAGTACTCATCTTAGCACTGAAACTATGGTTGTAATTGATAGTGAGGAATTTTCAAAGGCCTTAGAAAGAGAAGTACAGAAAGATATGAAGAGTAGTTTAATGGTAGCAGAGGACTATTCTTATGTAGATAATTCTCTCATAGAAGAGGAAGAGATACCTTTTACTAAACCAATTATTATAAGGTTTGTATCTATAATTACTTATTTATTTGATTATATGTTATAG
- a CDS encoding DNA topoisomerase III yields MSKTLVLAEKPSVGRDIARVLKCNKKGNGYLEGDKYIVTWALGHLVTLAEPEEYNKKYKEWRMEDLPMLPSQMKLVVIRQTSKQFYSVKTQMHRKDVSQIIIATDAGREGELVARWIIEKANVKKPIKRLWISSVTDKAIKDGFNKLRDGKEYENLYNSAVARAEADWIVGINATRALTCKYNAQLSCGRVQTPTLAMVASREEEIQNFKPREFYGINATTKNLKLIWKDTKNKDTRIFDEKKCDNILASVEGNDAKIIGVEKSYKKTFSPRLYDLTELQRDANKIFGFSAKETLSIMQRLYETHKILTYPRTDSRYLTTDIVETLDERLKACGIGEYGPMVSKILRNPIKANKSFVDNSKVTDHHAIIPTEQRVSLSELNDGERKIYDLVVKRFLAVLYTPFEYEQTTIKAKIGDENFFTRGKRIISQGWKEIYANNYEDDDANEDVPEQLLPSINSGDILKVSTIVKTKGHTKPPAPFNEGTLLTAMENPAKYMVGESKDLIETIGETGGIGTVATRADIIEKLFNTFLLEKRGKDIFITGKGKQLLELVPEDMKSPALTAEWEQKLEAIAKGKLNKNAFIGEMRNYSKTITKEIKNSDASFKHDNISRVKCPECGKYMLEVKGKKGKMLICQDRECGYRKNVSKVTNARCPNCHKKLELRGEGEGQTFICKCGYREKLSSFNQRKKKQKSGLSKKEVNRYLKQQNKLNDEPINTDLADALKKLEL; encoded by the coding sequence ATGAGTAAGACATTAGTATTAGCTGAAAAGCCATCTGTTGGAAGAGATATAGCTAGGGTATTGAAATGTAACAAAAAAGGCAATGGCTATTTAGAAGGAGATAAATATATTGTTACTTGGGCTTTGGGTCATTTAGTAACATTAGCTGAACCTGAGGAGTACAATAAAAAATATAAAGAATGGAGGATGGAGGATTTGCCTATGCTTCCATCACAAATGAAGCTAGTTGTTATTAGGCAAACTAGTAAACAGTTTTACAGTGTAAAAACACAAATGCATAGAAAAGATGTATCGCAGATAATAATAGCAACTGATGCAGGTAGAGAGGGAGAGCTTGTTGCAAGATGGATTATAGAAAAGGCAAATGTAAAGAAGCCTATTAAACGTCTTTGGATATCTTCTGTTACAGATAAGGCAATAAAAGATGGATTTAACAAATTAAGAGATGGCAAAGAGTACGAAAATCTTTATAATTCAGCTGTAGCACGTGCTGAAGCAGACTGGATTGTTGGGATAAATGCTACTCGAGCATTGACTTGTAAGTACAATGCTCAGCTATCTTGTGGTAGAGTGCAAACCCCTACTTTGGCAATGGTTGCAAGTAGAGAAGAGGAAATTCAAAATTTTAAACCAAGGGAGTTTTATGGTATAAATGCTACAACTAAAAATTTGAAGCTAATATGGAAGGATACTAAAAATAAAGATACAAGGATATTTGATGAGAAAAAATGTGACAATATACTTGCTTCTGTTGAAGGAAATGATGCAAAGATAATAGGTGTAGAAAAGTCCTATAAGAAGACTTTTTCACCTAGATTATATGATTTGACAGAGCTTCAAAGGGATGCTAATAAAATATTTGGGTTTTCAGCAAAAGAGACCCTTTCCATTATGCAAAGACTTTATGAAACTCATAAGATACTTACATATCCAAGGACTGATTCTAGATATTTAACAACAGATATAGTAGAAACATTAGATGAAAGACTTAAAGCCTGTGGGATTGGGGAATATGGACCAATGGTTTCAAAAATTTTAAGAAATCCTATTAAAGCTAATAAATCCTTTGTTGATAATAGCAAGGTAACAGATCATCATGCTATTATACCAACAGAACAGAGAGTGTCATTAAGTGAATTAAATGATGGTGAAAGAAAAATATATGACTTAGTTGTTAAGCGTTTCTTAGCAGTATTATATACTCCTTTTGAATATGAACAGACAACAATTAAAGCAAAAATTGGAGATGAAAACTTTTTTACTAGGGGGAAAAGGATTATTTCTCAGGGTTGGAAAGAAATATATGCTAATAACTATGAGGATGATGATGCTAATGAAGATGTTCCAGAACAGCTTTTACCTAGTATAAATAGTGGAGATATCTTGAAAGTGTCTACTATTGTAAAAACTAAAGGACACACAAAACCACCAGCACCATTTAATGAAGGAACACTTTTAACAGCTATGGAAAACCCAGCAAAGTATATGGTAGGAGAAAGCAAAGACTTAATTGAGACAATTGGGGAAACTGGAGGAATTGGGACGGTAGCTACAAGGGCAGATATTATTGAAAAGCTGTTTAACACCTTTTTATTAGAAAAGAGAGGCAAGGATATCTTTATCACGGGGAAAGGTAAACAACTTCTGGAGTTGGTTCCTGAAGATATGAAATCACCTGCACTAACAGCAGAATGGGAGCAAAAGCTAGAAGCAATTGCTAAAGGCAAACTTAATAAAAATGCGTTTATAGGGGAAATGAGAAATTATTCAAAAACTATTACTAAAGAAATAAAGAATAGTGATGCAAGCTTTAAGCATGACAATATATCAAGGGTTAAGTGTCCTGAATGTGGAAAGTATATGCTAGAAGTAAAGGGAAAAAAGGGCAAGATGCTTATTTGCCAAGATAGAGAATGTGGCTATAGAAAAAATGTTTCAAAAGTGACAAATGCAAGATGTCCTAATTGTCATAAAAAGTTAGAATTACGAGGAGAAGGAGAAGGCCAAACATTTATATGTAAATGTGGATATAGAGAGAAACTTTCTTCTTTTAATCAAAGAAAGAAAAAACAGAAGAGTGGTCTATCTAAAAAGGAAGTAAACAGGTACTTAAAACAACAAAACAAATTAAACGATGAACCAATTAATACTGATTTAGCAGATGCACTAAAGAAACTTGAACTTTAA